The proteins below are encoded in one region of Stieleria sp. JC731:
- a CDS encoding patatin-like phospholipase family protein: MGRDESIARSLLMGLSNDGLENVLSAFQPRSFEAGSMIVQAGDPGDELFLITAGRVRVWSGDGPAVAERTLSMMGPGEHFGEASVISGSPRSATVSAITYVEAMVLSGDDYRRLVKSYPELLENVTRSLTSRLSQMNVARQSGKQPKRGLHSLAVIVQDDAGWRLAESLIATLRSTKQIVQPILLCDQPEQCPQDFDRDALRVQPSELGITIAERIDQSLSVTIASGVNAASAAVQECNRIVFAVSASKGLAESNQSLFDKIPPHRRPVVALMFDGDGKTRPNMNLQESSVRCRHQGNGLNAKFATDGVMRLYRHLAGRRIGLALGGGGARGIAHIGVLEVFQRAGVVFDSIAGTSAGAIVTAAVGLGFKPAEVGDFFRQEMVPPSFMAKRSSTRRIFLLHSFRGGRFETKLRRYMGELTFQQADLPLSITTLDLISGEQQIRRDGDLVQAVLQSINHPVFGRPIIQDGQMLVDGGVLMNVPASVLRSEGCDQVISIDVGSTITTDYGKDRKGNLKKPSYFSTLLRAMDISRRHCSALHREESDLIIIPQTSDFRIEDFHAVDALIDAGREAGEKAIDNVKRLVG, encoded by the coding sequence ATGGGTCGAGACGAATCGATTGCACGTTCATTGTTGATGGGACTCAGCAACGATGGCTTGGAAAACGTGCTTTCGGCATTTCAGCCGCGATCCTTCGAGGCCGGATCGATGATCGTTCAAGCGGGTGATCCCGGCGACGAGCTTTTCTTGATTACCGCAGGACGCGTGCGGGTGTGGTCTGGGGATGGCCCGGCAGTTGCCGAGCGTACGCTAAGCATGATGGGGCCTGGCGAGCACTTTGGTGAGGCGTCGGTGATCTCCGGCAGCCCTCGCAGTGCAACCGTCAGCGCGATTACCTACGTCGAAGCCATGGTGCTTTCTGGCGACGACTATCGTCGGTTGGTAAAGTCCTATCCTGAGTTGCTTGAAAACGTCACGCGGTCGCTGACCAGTCGACTGTCGCAAATGAATGTGGCCAGACAAAGTGGCAAGCAGCCAAAGCGGGGCTTGCACTCACTGGCGGTCATCGTCCAAGACGATGCTGGATGGCGATTGGCTGAATCGCTGATCGCAACACTTCGCTCGACAAAACAAATCGTTCAGCCGATTCTTCTTTGTGATCAGCCTGAGCAATGTCCTCAGGATTTTGATCGGGATGCGTTGCGAGTCCAGCCATCAGAACTGGGGATCACAATTGCTGAGCGAATTGATCAGTCATTGTCGGTAACAATCGCATCTGGAGTTAACGCGGCATCAGCGGCGGTTCAAGAATGTAACCGAATCGTGTTTGCGGTTTCTGCATCCAAAGGTTTGGCTGAATCGAATCAGTCACTATTCGATAAGATTCCCCCGCATCGCCGACCGGTCGTTGCGTTGATGTTCGATGGCGACGGCAAAACGCGGCCGAACATGAATCTGCAGGAATCGAGCGTTCGCTGTCGTCATCAAGGCAACGGATTGAACGCAAAGTTTGCGACCGACGGTGTGATGCGGCTGTATCGACATTTGGCTGGTCGCCGTATCGGTTTGGCACTCGGGGGTGGTGGGGCGAGAGGGATCGCGCACATCGGCGTGTTGGAAGTGTTTCAGAGAGCCGGTGTTGTCTTCGATTCAATTGCGGGAACCAGCGCCGGGGCGATCGTTACCGCAGCAGTTGGACTGGGGTTCAAGCCAGCAGAAGTCGGCGACTTCTTTCGGCAAGAAATGGTTCCGCCCTCGTTTATGGCCAAACGGTCATCGACCCGTCGGATCTTTTTGTTGCACAGCTTTCGTGGTGGCAGGTTTGAAACCAAACTTCGTCGCTACATGGGTGAATTGACGTTTCAGCAAGCCGATTTGCCATTGTCGATCACGACTTTGGATCTGATCAGTGGCGAACAACAGATCCGCCGTGATGGGGATTTGGTTCAGGCGGTATTGCAAAGTATCAACCACCCGGTCTTCGGTCGGCCAATCATCCAGGACGGTCAAATGCTGGTTGACGGAGGCGTATTGATGAACGTGCCGGCTTCGGTCCTCCGTAGCGAAGGCTGTGATCAAGTCATTTCCATCGATGTGGGGTCGACGATTACCACGGATTATGGAAAAGACCGCAAAGGCAATCTGAAGAAGCCTAGCTACTTTTCGACACTTTTACGGGCGATGGACATCAGTCGGCGGCATTGCAGCGCCCTGCATCGCGAAGAAAGCGACCTGATCATTATCCCACAGACGAGCGATTTTCGGATCGAAGATTTCCATGCGGTGGATGCGTTGATCGATGCCGGTCGTGAAGCAGGGGAAAAAGCGATCGACAATGTCAAACGGCTGGTTGGATAA
- a CDS encoding RNA polymerase sigma factor: MTSSNDPSADEILVSQIRDGDSSAWQSLIERYEGRLLAYTRSRIRDSAAAEDIVQEAFVGFLVSLPNYDGSRPLESYLFSICAYKLTDHLRREGRRPTIQLQGRKSSSSEIDLPSGGRVASSIARSVERKKLEATAIGDAIEEQIQRWKESGNWIKLQAMELIIVLGWGNKQVAEKLGLTEQQVANYKSDFLIRMKSIVKRAGLDEGVFPELADDAV, from the coding sequence ATGACTTCATCAAATGACCCTTCCGCTGACGAAATCTTGGTCTCCCAGATTCGGGACGGCGATTCGTCTGCGTGGCAATCATTGATCGAACGCTATGAGGGGCGGTTACTCGCCTACACTCGCAGCCGCATCCGTGATTCGGCGGCTGCTGAGGATATCGTGCAGGAGGCATTTGTTGGATTTCTGGTCAGCCTCCCGAACTACGATGGCAGTCGGCCTCTGGAAAGCTACCTGTTTTCGATTTGCGCTTACAAGTTGACAGACCATCTAAGACGTGAAGGCAGACGCCCGACGATCCAGTTGCAAGGTCGGAAAAGCAGCTCCAGTGAAATCGATCTTCCATCTGGAGGACGTGTCGCCAGTAGCATCGCCAGAAGTGTCGAGCGAAAGAAGTTAGAGGCGACAGCAATCGGTGACGCCATCGAAGAACAGATTCAGCGCTGGAAAGAGTCCGGCAACTGGATCAAGCTTCAGGCGATGGAACTGATCATCGTTCTCGGTTGGGGAAATAAGCAGGTCGCCGAAAAGCTTGGTCTAACCGAGCAACAAGTGGCGAACTACAAAAGCGACTTTCTTATCCGGATGAAGTCGATCGTGAAACGCGCCGGGCTTGACGAAGGAGTCTTCCCCGAACTTGCCGATGACGCAGTTTAA
- a CDS encoding tetratricopeptide repeat protein → MARSKAKPKRSRARRRMMHADTNTISADQQVNAALNQQLDNAIKLQQAGQLEAAKNIYCEVIAKDPTNANAWHLLGMTLYSGGIYPDAIECLQKAIAFSGESPTLLGHLALIEHASDNSLHAIALLNKAIELDPDNTELVNNLGVLLLELGQLKEAQAKFEIVLKRQPEFTQASMNLANCLVRQNQLYDAEAIYRQLLERIESLSETSGGSVEDENKLDILGNLGECLRRQCRLNESIEVLNQVIKARPNDLVSRLTHARSFVKLGQHQEAKELFTGIIDEFPGCSKAMHYLATTLQDLGDLKGAEEQLYRSLELSPNDAHALCSLGFIHIESERRDEARICFEKAISIDNSMSEVHGCLVYLMTGDPEVSPQQLFEAHKQWGEAYGCKQPFNGHSNDRTETRKLRIGYASADLRQHAVAGFFEPLLRLRDNEQFETFCYYEHTTNDSVTEKLKAMTDHWRVTFGFSDQQVFQQVLDDQIDILVDLSGHTFGNRLTAWSMKPAPIQISWLGYPNTTGLKAIDYTFTCEVQNPPDEPTWHTEQLLRIPGGSFSFLPPEHAPELTPLPADTKGHITFGSLHRPFKISAKTHDFWAAALHANPDAHLLAFNTRFNDRSMAELRAALVERGIEDARIDIQNQFTGKSYLEIYKEIDIGLDVTPWAGGTTTMQALWMGVPMIAIYGNNRPSRGTAGIVHHLGYPQWIAKDESEYGEKLGQLASDLDQLRELRKSLRQQTVQTIADEQRFVTEVEKAYRAIWRHWCQSSSATSSPALHLPIGSMDAASRTNV, encoded by the coding sequence ATGGCACGCAGCAAAGCAAAACCCAAGCGAAGCCGAGCTCGACGGCGGATGATGCATGCGGATACCAACACGATTTCTGCGGATCAGCAAGTCAACGCTGCTCTGAATCAACAACTCGACAATGCGATCAAGCTGCAACAAGCAGGACAGCTAGAAGCTGCCAAAAACATCTACTGCGAAGTGATCGCCAAAGACCCAACCAATGCGAACGCTTGGCATCTTCTTGGGATGACGCTTTACAGCGGCGGGATCTACCCGGATGCAATTGAGTGTCTTCAAAAGGCGATAGCCTTCAGTGGGGAATCGCCGACCTTGCTGGGCCATCTCGCGTTGATTGAGCATGCCAGCGACAACTCACTCCATGCGATCGCCCTATTAAACAAGGCAATTGAGCTGGATCCTGATAACACCGAATTGGTTAACAACCTAGGTGTTCTGCTGCTTGAGCTGGGGCAGTTGAAAGAGGCGCAAGCGAAATTCGAAATCGTTCTCAAGCGGCAACCCGAATTTACACAGGCTTCGATGAACCTTGCGAATTGCTTGGTTCGACAGAATCAGCTCTACGATGCTGAAGCCATCTATCGTCAGTTGCTCGAACGCATTGAATCCCTCTCCGAGACATCAGGCGGTAGTGTCGAAGATGAAAACAAGCTCGACATCCTCGGGAACTTGGGTGAGTGCCTTCGCAGACAATGTCGACTGAATGAGTCGATCGAAGTTCTTAACCAGGTGATCAAAGCTCGTCCAAACGATCTGGTATCCCGCCTGACACATGCCCGATCCTTTGTCAAACTCGGACAGCACCAAGAAGCAAAAGAGCTTTTCACCGGCATCATTGATGAGTTTCCCGGTTGCAGCAAAGCGATGCACTACCTCGCAACAACACTGCAAGATCTAGGTGATTTGAAGGGTGCTGAAGAACAGCTTTACCGCTCGCTGGAATTGTCGCCGAACGATGCACACGCCCTTTGCTCATTGGGCTTCATTCACATCGAATCCGAACGTCGCGATGAAGCACGAATCTGTTTCGAAAAAGCAATCTCGATTGACAATTCGATGAGCGAAGTCCATGGCTGTTTAGTCTATCTAATGACGGGCGATCCCGAAGTTTCACCGCAACAACTTTTTGAAGCCCACAAACAATGGGGCGAAGCCTACGGTTGCAAGCAACCTTTTAACGGGCATAGCAATGACCGGACCGAAACAAGAAAACTTCGCATCGGCTATGCGTCGGCCGACCTGCGCCAACATGCTGTCGCGGGATTTTTTGAACCGCTACTCCGTCTTCGCGATAATGAACAGTTTGAAACATTCTGTTATTACGAGCACACCACAAATGACAGTGTCACGGAAAAGCTAAAAGCCATGACCGACCACTGGCGGGTGACATTTGGCTTTTCAGATCAGCAGGTCTTTCAACAAGTCTTGGACGATCAGATCGATATCCTTGTCGACCTTTCTGGCCATACGTTCGGTAACCGACTGACGGCATGGTCCATGAAGCCTGCACCGATTCAGATCTCGTGGCTCGGATACCCTAACACGACTGGGTTGAAAGCGATCGACTACACATTCACCTGTGAAGTTCAAAATCCTCCGGACGAACCGACTTGGCATACCGAGCAATTGCTTCGGATTCCTGGCGGATCATTTTCGTTCCTGCCGCCCGAGCACGCCCCCGAACTGACGCCGTTGCCAGCAGATACGAAGGGGCATATCACGTTCGGATCATTGCACCGACCCTTCAAAATTTCGGCGAAGACTCATGACTTCTGGGCAGCCGCGTTACACGCCAATCCCGATGCCCACCTACTGGCGTTCAATACGCGCTTCAACGATCGATCGATGGCCGAATTGCGTGCGGCATTGGTTGAACGTGGAATTGAAGATGCGCGTATCGACATCCAGAACCAGTTCACGGGCAAATCGTACTTAGAGATCTACAAGGAAATTGACATCGGGTTGGACGTGACACCGTGGGCAGGTGGCACGACGACAATGCAAGCGCTATGGATGGGCGTTCCGATGATTGCGATCTATGGGAACAACCGCCCATCACGGGGAACAGCCGGTATCGTGCATCATCTCGGATACCCGCAGTGGATTGCAAAAGATGAGAGCGAATACGGCGAGAAATTGGGCCAACTTGCGTCCGATCTCGATCAGCTGCGGGAGCTTCGAAAGTCCCTTCGTCAACAAACGGTCCAAACGATTGCGGATGAACAACGGTTCGTTACCGAAGTCGAAAAGGCATACCGAGCGATTTGGCGACACTGGTGCCAGTCTAGCTCGGCGACATCTTCGCCTGCGTTGCATTTGCCCATCGGATCCATGGATGCGGCGAGTCGAACTAACGTTTGA